The Desulfomonilaceae bacterium genome includes the window GAAACCACTGACATGGCCCTCTTTGTTAGGACCTCAAGCGAGGCCATGGATGGGTGGGATACGACTCGGATAGTTGACGCTCTGCTGAAAGAGACGTTTATTGACGGTGGCACTGCGGAAGAGATCAGCCTCGAAGTTGAAAACGATATCAAGAGAAGTGGAATTAAGGTTATAACCGCTCCTCTTGTCCGTGAAATGGTTAACGCAAAATTGCTTGAGCGCGGTTTGGAATCGGCCCGCAGACTCCACACGAGATTGGGATCTCCACTTTATGATGTAGATGAGCTTATCACACGGCCCAACAAGGAAAATGCAAATGTACCCCATGGCCCTGAGGCCACAAACCTGACTTTGGCCGAGAACATAAAAAAAGAGTATGCGTTGTTGACGGTATTCGATCAGACGGTCGGAGACGCCCACATGCGTGGGGATATTCATCTTCATGACCTTGGTTTTATCGATAGGCCATACTGTTCAGGTCAATCCCTTGAGTATATTAAGAAATTCGGCCTCAATTTGCCGAATTCTCTGGCCATGGCCAACCCGGCGAAGCACCCTGAAGTTCTTTTAGCCCACATGGTGAAATTCGCGGCGGCTCTTCAAAGTCATTTTGCCGGAGCTATAGGCTGGGACGCCGTGAACCTGTTTTTCGCTCCTTACTTGAGGGGGCTTGACGACAGTGAAGTCCGACAACTGGCTCAAATGTTGATTTTTGAATTTTCTCAGCAGGCAGTAGCTCGAGGTGGACAGGCCATCTTTACAGACATTAATCTGTATTGGGAGATTCCCAAACACTTTGAGAACGTTCCTGCGATTGGACCAGGTGGGGTGTTCACCGGTCTTACTTACGCGGACTATTTACCGGAAGCGCAAAAATTTGTGTGGACGCTATTTGACGTATATCGAGAAGGTGACGGCGCGGGAAGACCTTTCTTTTTTCCAAAACCTTTGGTTCACATAACCGAGAAATTCTTTTTGACTCCTGGCCATGAAGCTTTCTTACGCCACATCTGTGACATAGCGTCCGAAAAAGGCAACACGTATTTCGTTTTTGATCGGGGAGAAACGGCTAAAATTTCAGAATGCTGCCGCCTATCCTTCAAGCTGGAAAAAAGCGATCTTGATGACGCTAAACAGCCCTGGAAGATGCGATACTCAGCGATGCAGAATGTGACTGTGAATCTTCCGCGGATTGCCTATGAGGCCAAAGGCGATGATTCTAAACTGTTTTCTATTTTGACTGAGAGAATCTGTATTGCCGCAGAAGCTCACATGGAGAAAAAGCGATTTATCGAAAGACTGTTGGCTTTGGGTGAAACCGGTCCGCTGGCCTTGTTAACAATGGATAGGGACGAGGAGCCTTACTTGAGAATGCGAAGGGTAACCTACTTGATTGGTATGGTGGGATTGAACGAGATGGTTCAGTTTCACACTGGGGAAGAATTGCATGAAAGTGAAGCTGCTCTCAAGTTCGGTTTGAAAGTCATCGCCCACATGAATCTCACTTCCGCCAGGCTTGGCAGGAAACACAACATGAGGTTTGTACTCGAGCAGACTCCTGCCGAAAGCACAGCTTACAGGTTCGCTAAACTTGACATGAAGCAATTTCGCGAGGCTGAATCAGTGGTGAAGGGAAATTTGAGCACCGAAGAAATTTACTATACCAACTCCACTCTATTCAATGTTTCGGCGCCTTTAGACGCCATAGCCAGAGTAAAGAGAGAAGGGCTGTTTCATCCATTGATCGAAGCAGGATCTTTGACTCATATCTGGCTGGGTGAAACAAGGCCCAATCCGGACTCTCTGGCCAACTTTGTGATCAAGATATTCAGAAATACCCAGAACGATCAGGTCGCGTTTTCTCCGGAACTTACCACCTGTGTTTCCTGCGGACGAACTACCAGAGGGCTTCATGATTCTTGCCAGTACTGTCAGTCGACAAAGGTGGAACAGATTACCCGTATCACTGGATACTTCACCAAGGTGTCGAGCTGGAACAAGGGTAAGAGGGGAGAACTTAAAGATAGGTACAAAAACACCATTCTGAAATGATTCTTAACGATCACGAAGCGCATCTAGAGTCATTTCAAAAAGTGAGTTTTCACCCTAATAACAACCTGGGGCCGCCACTGGGGCGGCCTCACTCTGCCAAAGTAGGAGGCTAGTTTTGACATATTTATTTACGAAACAGGGATGCGGTAAATGTGATTGGGTTAAGGACCAGGTTGACCTCGAGAAGTTATCTGACGTCAAGGTCATGCAACTCGATTCTCAAAATTCGGAGGCCCTTGCCCTTCTAGCCTACTACGAGTGTGTGGCTCTTTCAGAAAAGAAGCTACCCATATTGGTTTCAGATGACAGTGCCGTTATTACGAGTGTTGGAGAAATAAGAAATTACCTTGTCAATTTGAATGTGTGATTTCTCCTGTTTAAGCGAAGATGAAGCAAAGCCGGAAGTTTGATTCTTGTTTGGTTGCTCAGGATAGGCGCAGTTCTATGGAACAAATGTTGAACTGGTGGGAACAATGAACATCCCGAAAATAAAAGGGTTTTTGCCGTTGTCCATGTTAGATTGGCCCGGAAAGGTTTCCTCGGTCATTTTTCTCGGTGGGTGCCCTTTTCGGTGTCCTTTCTGCCACAACCATGAATTGGCGCTTTCTCCTGAAAAGCTTCCGGATCAATCTTTGGATTACGTTATCAGCTTTCTTAAGGAGAGGGCGAAGTGGATCGACGGGATCACTGTTACAGGAGGAGAACCGACTTGCCACGAGGGGCTACCGCGCCTTCTGGAGAGGTTTAAGGATCTTAGGCTGTCAGTGAAACTCGATACAAACGGCTCGAACCCACGGATGCTGGAGCGCCTGCTTAAAGAGGACTTGATCAGCGCCGTTTCGATGGATATCAAAGCGCCTTTGGACCCCCTTCTGTACTCAAAATTGGCGGGCGTTTCAGTCAACATGGGAAGCATAAGTAAGAGTATTGAGATTCTGAAAAAATCGGATATCGTTGTTTTTTTCAGGACCACAGTGATTCCTGGGTTCATAGGCGAACAAGAACTCCAGCTAATCAAGGACCAACTAGGCGATATTACATGCTATTCAATTCAAAGATTCCGTAACAAAGATACGTTGGACCCTGAATTCAAAAAAATACCGGATTTGGATCTGGGTGTCTTTGACTATCTTCAGCTAAAATTTGCACAGACCGATTTGCACCCGGCGCCTTATTGCATGAACTGAACAAAACCCGGAAAAACAATTCGTATTTATTCCCATGAAAAAACGATATATGTTAACTGATCAGGATCCTTATCAGTGAATTAGCTCAAAATCATTGGGTCACATGCCCCAACCACCTGTGACTTCCAGAACCGCTCCAGTTATAAACCCGGCCTCATCGGACAACAGGAAAGATATTGGCGCTGCGATCTCATCGGGGTCGGCCATACGTCCCATGGGGGTTTCTCGGATGAAAGCTTCCTGATATTTCGGGCTCATCATGTCCCTGATTGTCGGTGTTGCCGTCAAGCCCGGCATTACTGCGTTGACTCGTATCCCTTGAGACGCGAATTCTCTTGCAAGCGCTTTGGTGAGTCCTACGAGACCAGCCTTTGCAGTGCAATATGGCGATTCCCCTTTTGTCCCAACTTTTCCATAAATCGATGAGAGATTTACGATGCGTCCGTCACCCTGCCTAATCATTAAAGGGACACATTCCTTTACGCAATTAACCGTACCCATTATGTGAACACTAAATACGTCCAGAAAACTCTTGTCAGAAAGTTTCAAGAACCCTCCGGGCCGGTCGAGCCCAGCGTTATTCACAAGTATATCCAACCTGTTAAGGATTGAAGACATTTTCTGAATGCAATCATGAACCTGCTGAGGGTTCGATACGTCGGCCTGAAGGGCGAGGCCAGAGCCTCCAGCGTTTTGAATCAGTTCGATAGTTTCCTCGGCAGAGCTAATATTCCAATCAAGGACCCCGACAAATGCCCCCTCGCTCGCTAGTCTTAGCGACACGGCGCGACCTATACCTTGACCCGCCCCTGTAACAATACCAACCTTTCCCTTAAAGCGATTGCAATGGAAGTTTCCATTAATTTTTTCTGACATGGTCAAACATCCCTCTTTCGAAAGGCGATCAAAAACTCGATTTATTTGTAAGTGGAGTCGTTTAACTCAGCTTAGCAAGACGATTCATATCAAACAAGCGCGTTTATATAATCTTTGAGATTTCGACCCAAGAGTCCAGCATAAAGTAGAGGATAATGAACGGGGGTTGGAACAACCTTCCAAGGAAAGCAGAGGAATTGAGTTTTTGACCTGTTTTAAATCTGTTTTGGATCTTGACAATATCACGCCGGAATGTTTCAATTATTCGCTTTGTTACCGTATTCCATGATGGAGAGTTCATGAAGATCCGGGAAATGATCGAAATACTGCAGGGGAAGGTCCTTGTTGAGAATCACGGCCCGGATGAAGAATTACCCATTGGGGGAGCCGCTGATCTCATGAGTGATGTCCTGGCGTTCGGGTCAGAAGGCATGGCTCTGCTCACAGGTCTGACCAATCCTCAGGTCGTGCGTACGGCCGAGATGGCCGGAATTAACGTAATCGTTATCGTTCGGGACAAGACTCCTCCTCCTGAAACCCTTGATCTGGCGCGCGATTTGGGGATAACACTGATGCGAACCGGTTATACGATGTATGAGGCGTGTGGCAGACTGTATAAAGGGGGGCTTCCCGGCCTTGGTCTGGTGAAAATAGAGAACGATTCGTGGTGATATGTCTATTCAGGAAATCACAAAGGTTCAAGAACTGATCTACACGACGCGGGTAGAGTCGGTCATGGCGGTAAATGTGATTGTTGTGAGCCCTTCCATGACCATGTCTCAGGTCAAAGATCTGATGCGCGACAAACGTATATCCGGCGCTCCAGTTGTCAAAGACGGCCACGTAATCGGGATAGTGACAATGACGGATGTGATCCGTTCTATGGAAGGTCCCGGACTTCACGCCTCAGTTACTCAGATCATGACTACCGAAGTGGTAACGGTTCTTAAGGACGCCATGGTGGCTGACGTAGTCAACAGCCTTGGACCTAGAGGTTTTAGTAGGCTCCCCGTTGTGGACCATGATGGAAAGCTGGTTGGTATAGTCACTACCGGCACACTCATGAAATCGCTTCTTCTCCAGATGGACAAGAGTTTTCAGAAAAGCGAAGCTGAGAAACTATATACTTACAGAGCAAGCCATATATTCCAGGATATATCATCAGATGATACGAGTTTGACTTTGAGATATTTTGTAAACGAGAGAGATTTTGACAACGCCGGAAAAGCTTCAAGTCTTATCAAAAGATCTCTACAGCGGTTGGTTGTCCGTCCCCAGATTGTTCGTCGGATCGGAGTCGCTGTATATGAGGCGGAGATGAATCTAGTGATTCATACTGATATTGGCGGAGAAATAGTCGTTGAAGCGCGAAAGGCCCGCGTGAATATTTCCGCGGTTGATCATGGTCCGGGCATAGGGGACCTTAAACAGGTGCTTCAACCTGGCTTCTCCACAGCGCCTGAGTGGATTCGAGATATGGGGTTTGGGGCCGGAATGGGTTTGGCAAATATAAGAAGGGTTTCAGATCTTATGAAGATCACTTCTGAGCCGGGCCAAGGCACCAGACTTGAAATGGTTTTCAATTTTGGTCCGGAGGTCATTGCTCCAAAAACGTGATTACAAAAAGCTTGACTACACAATCTCAATAAACTAAAGTTCAGCCATTCAACGTCTGATTCATCATGAATCAAAATGCGTATCAAAACAGGCTGATAAGCTTAGAAAATTTGTTTAAACTCCATGGGGGAATCGGCTTTGAACGGAGAAGTCGGATGATTGAGAGTTACGTTCCAATTCTGGTTATCATTTTAGTCGCCGCATTCATCGGTTCGGCTATTATAGTTCTGTCAACCGTCTTAGCTAAACGTACTCCTACTCCTGTTAAACTCATGCCCTATGAGTGCGGGATGGACCCGATTGGTGGAGCGAGACAGCGCTTTTCTGTTCGTTTTTTCATTATCGGCATGCTATTTATTGTTTTTGACATAGAACTTATATTCTTATTCCCGTGGGCAAAAATATTCGATAAACTAATGTTTTTTGGTTTTGTAGAGATGCTTTTGTTTGTCGCTGTTCTCTTGGTTGGTTTAGTCTACGTCTGGAAAAAAGGTGCTCTTGAATGGGAATAGAAAATCACCTCGATAACACTGTTCATGTAACGAATCTCGAATGGTTCGTAAATTGGGCGAGAAAATCGTCCATGTGGCCGCTCGGATTTGGCTTGGCCTGCTGTGCTCTGGAAATGATAGCGACATTTGTAAGTCGTTATGATCTGGCGCGTTTCGGCATGGAGGTCGCCCGCCCTTCACCTAGGCACGCGGATCTGATGATAGTTTCAGGAACCGCGTCCAAGAAGATGCTACCGGCGGTTCTTCGCATTTACGAGCAGATGGCTGAGCCTAAATGGGTGGTGGCTATGGGAGCTTGCGCCTGTTCCGGTGGTATATACAAGAATTATGCGGTCGTTCAGGGCATTGATCGTCATTTACCTGTTGACGTTTATATACCAGGATGTCCCCCCAGGCCTGAAGCTCTTCTTGACGGTATACTTCAACTTCATGCCAAGGTTATGAAAGAACAGTCGATCCGGAATCCTAGAGTTGGAAGGATTAAGGTGGCTGGACGATGAACGACGAACGAATTAAGGCGAAACTCAATGAAAAGTTCGGGCCAGACACTTTCCAGTTCCAAACTATCTTTGATCAGATGAGTGTCTGTGTCCCACCAGAGTTAATTGTGGACATATGTTTCTTTCTCAGAGATGATCCGGAACTTGAATTCGATTTTCTGTCATTTGTCGGAGCTGTTGATTACTATCCGTCGAGTCCTCGTTTCGAGTTGGTATACCAGTTGTATTCACTTCCTAATGTTAAGAGATTCAGATTAAAGACGAAGATAAACGAAACCGATGAAGGTCAGGCCTCCATTGAGTCCGTGTGTAAGGTTTGGCCCACCGCCAACTGGCACGAGAGGGAAACTGCGGAAATGTTCGGAATGGTTTTTATCAATCACCCGGATCCTAGAAAATTACTTCTACCGGATGAATGGC containing:
- a CDS encoding anaerobic ribonucleoside-triphosphate reductase activating protein translates to MNIPKIKGFLPLSMLDWPGKVSSVIFLGGCPFRCPFCHNHELALSPEKLPDQSLDYVISFLKERAKWIDGITVTGGEPTCHEGLPRLLERFKDLRLSVKLDTNGSNPRMLERLLKEDLISAVSMDIKAPLDPLLYSKLAGVSVNMGSISKSIEILKKSDIVVFFRTTVIPGFIGEQELQLIKDQLGDITCYSIQRFRNKDTLDPEFKKIPDLDLGVFDYLQLKFAQTDLHPAPYCMN
- the ndhC gene encoding NADH-quinone oxidoreductase subunit A — its product is MIESYVPILVIILVAAFIGSAIIVLSTVLAKRTPTPVKLMPYECGMDPIGGARQRFSVRFFIIGMLFIVFDIELIFLFPWAKIFDKLMFFGFVEMLLFVAVLLVGLVYVWKKGALEWE
- a CDS encoding NADH-quinone oxidoreductase subunit C, whose protein sequence is MNDERIKAKLNEKFGPDTFQFQTIFDQMSVCVPPELIVDICFFLRDDPELEFDFLSFVGAVDYYPSSPRFELVYQLYSLPNVKRFRLKTKINETDEGQASIESVCKVWPTANWHERETAEMFGMVFINHPDPRKLLLPDEWQEHPLRKDFPLLGTEDTPDLPSQIKF
- a CDS encoding CBS domain-containing protein, with protein sequence MSIQEITKVQELIYTTRVESVMAVNVIVVSPSMTMSQVKDLMRDKRISGAPVVKDGHVIGIVTMTDVIRSMEGPGLHASVTQIMTTEVVTVLKDAMVADVVNSLGPRGFSRLPVVDHDGKLVGIVTTGTLMKSLLLQMDKSFQKSEAEKLYTYRASHIFQDISSDDTSLTLRYFVNERDFDNAGKASSLIKRSLQRLVVRPQIVRRIGVAVYEAEMNLVIHTDIGGEIVVEARKARVNISAVDHGPGIGDLKQVLQPGFSTAPEWIRDMGFGAGMGLANIRRVSDLMKITSEPGQGTRLEMVFNFGPEVIAPKT
- the nrdD gene encoding anaerobic ribonucleoside-triphosphate reductase, with the translated sequence MASVAELNEFRKDAQKRYETTDMALFVRTSSEAMDGWDTTRIVDALLKETFIDGGTAEEISLEVENDIKRSGIKVITAPLVREMVNAKLLERGLESARRLHTRLGSPLYDVDELITRPNKENANVPHGPEATNLTLAENIKKEYALLTVFDQTVGDAHMRGDIHLHDLGFIDRPYCSGQSLEYIKKFGLNLPNSLAMANPAKHPEVLLAHMVKFAAALQSHFAGAIGWDAVNLFFAPYLRGLDDSEVRQLAQMLIFEFSQQAVARGGQAIFTDINLYWEIPKHFENVPAIGPGGVFTGLTYADYLPEAQKFVWTLFDVYREGDGAGRPFFFPKPLVHITEKFFLTPGHEAFLRHICDIASEKGNTYFVFDRGETAKISECCRLSFKLEKSDLDDAKQPWKMRYSAMQNVTVNLPRIAYEAKGDDSKLFSILTERICIAAEAHMEKKRFIERLLALGETGPLALLTMDRDEEPYLRMRRVTYLIGMVGLNEMVQFHTGEELHESEAALKFGLKVIAHMNLTSARLGRKHNMRFVLEQTPAESTAYRFAKLDMKQFREAESVVKGNLSTEEIYYTNSTLFNVSAPLDAIARVKREGLFHPLIEAGSLTHIWLGETRPNPDSLANFVIKIFRNTQNDQVAFSPELTTCVSCGRTTRGLHDSCQYCQSTKVEQITRITGYFTKVSSWNKGKRGELKDRYKNTILK
- a CDS encoding SDR family NAD(P)-dependent oxidoreductase; protein product: MSEKINGNFHCNRFKGKVGIVTGAGQGIGRAVSLRLASEGAFVGVLDWNISSAEETIELIQNAGGSGLALQADVSNPQQVHDCIQKMSSILNRLDILVNNAGLDRPGGFLKLSDKSFLDVFSVHIMGTVNCVKECVPLMIRQGDGRIVNLSSIYGKVGTKGESPYCTAKAGLVGLTKALAREFASQGIRVNAVMPGLTATPTIRDMMSPKYQEAFIRETPMGRMADPDEIAAPISFLLSDEAGFITGAVLEVTGGWGM
- a CDS encoding NADH-quinone oxidoreductase subunit B family protein, producing the protein MGIENHLDNTVHVTNLEWFVNWARKSSMWPLGFGLACCALEMIATFVSRYDLARFGMEVARPSPRHADLMIVSGTASKKMLPAVLRIYEQMAEPKWVVAMGACACSGGIYKNYAVVQGIDRHLPVDVYIPGCPPRPEALLDGILQLHAKVMKEQSIRNPRVGRIKVAGR